In the Thermococcus sp. MAR1 genome, one interval contains:
- a CDS encoding SLC13 family permease, translating to MALYLVLALIDRSLPGRTPVLIDWGSLSLITALIITSKGLEISGIFSRLAPVLVRISGGSGRRLFFFLLPSIAFSSAVIMNDTAMLVFIPLVVAVSEFSELDGGRAVALSAIAANVGSSLTPVGNPQNVIIWREYGIGFVTFIIHMLPFVLLWMGILFVLVIFLPDENISPKPLPPISTRWDLLIASTLVLGMNIYLGETGRDITSLVITLMIFLIVDRRILWSFDWALVLTFALIFADFNEVSHLISGSARMFPGEGFKLLLASAGLSQLISNVPATVLFLGSKPEWLPLALGVNLGGTGMIIGSLANLIALRISGIGMRDFHRYSIPYFLIALGISILILLL from the coding sequence ATGGCATTATACTTAGTGCTGGCCCTAATCGACCGTTCGCTCCCGGGGAGAACTCCCGTACTGATTGATTGGGGGAGTCTGAGCCTAATAACTGCACTGATTATAACTTCAAAGGGCCTTGAGATTTCCGGGATTTTCAGCAGGCTCGCACCCGTCCTGGTCAGAATATCAGGCGGTTCGGGAAGGAGGCTGTTCTTTTTTCTACTGCCCTCGATAGCCTTTTCCTCGGCTGTCATAATGAATGACACGGCAATGCTCGTTTTCATCCCCCTCGTCGTTGCAGTATCCGAGTTCTCGGAACTTGATGGGGGAAGGGCGGTTGCACTGTCGGCGATAGCCGCAAACGTCGGCTCCTCGCTAACCCCGGTAGGAAACCCTCAGAACGTTATAATATGGAGAGAATATGGCATTGGATTTGTCACTTTTATCATTCATATGCTGCCTTTTGTGCTTCTTTGGATGGGAATCCTCTTCGTGTTGGTCATATTCCTCCCGGATGAGAACATCTCCCCAAAACCCCTCCCCCCAATTTCTACCAGATGGGATCTCCTCATAGCTTCCACCCTCGTACTCGGCATGAACATCTACCTCGGTGAAACCGGGAGGGACATAACTTCTTTGGTGATTACACTGATGATCTTTCTTATAGTTGACAGGAGGATCCTCTGGAGTTTCGACTGGGCGCTGGTTCTGACCTTCGCCCTCATATTTGCGGACTTCAACGAGGTATCCCACCTGATTTCGGGATCGGCGAGGATGTTTCCGGGGGAAGGTTTTAAGCTTCTTCTCGCCTCGGCCGGTCTGAGCCAGTTAATCAGCAACGTTCCGGCGACGGTCCTCTTCCTCGGCTCAAAACCGGAGTGGCTTCCCCTTGCACTCGGTGTGAACCTAGGCGGCACCGGGATGATAATTGGTTCCCTCGCAAACCTCATAGCCCTCCGTATCTCAGGGATTGGCATGAGGGACTTCCACAGGTATTCGATTCCGTATTTTCTGATCGCATTGGGGATTTCGATTTTGATACTTCTGCTCTGA
- a CDS encoding helix-turn-helix transcriptional regulator: MTEVCKVYEEHLDKILEAQAKIPEEEAVLEAADFFDALGNPTRLKILLALMEAGELCTCDLSAITKLSVSAISHQLRILKDRKIVTYRKDGKNVFYRLDDEHIRDILRTALEHLSEVK; encoded by the coding sequence ATGACGGAAGTGTGTAAGGTGTATGAGGAACACCTGGATAAAATCTTGGAAGCCCAGGCAAAAATTCCAGAGGAGGAGGCTGTATTGGAAGCGGCGGACTTTTTCGACGCCCTCGGGAACCCCACGAGGCTCAAAATCCTGCTCGCGCTGATGGAAGCGGGAGAGCTCTGCACCTGCGACCTCTCTGCGATAACGAAACTTTCAGTTTCGGCGATTTCTCACCAGCTCCGCATCCTCAAGGACAGAAAGATAGTAACTTACCGCAAGGACGGCAAGAACGTGTTCTACCGTCTCGACGACGAGCACATCAGGGATATACTGAGAACCGCGCTTGAGCACCTCTCGGAGGTGAAGTGA